taaaatatttcataagaaAGGTATGggttgaatttattatttttaaacagATAACAAGTATCCcaatagtttttttataaaaaaaaaattattaaacaatttaatagaatttataAGCTGTCGAACATAAGTGGAGCTTAACGATTATTTGATCTGGTAAATGTCAAATTAGGCACACACAAATATTACTGTTTGGATCATTTCAATGGCTAAATaagacacaaaaaaaaaaaaaaaaaaaatcagtgtCAATCACGTGAGGCTGGGAGAATGCAAtgcaaagaaaaaacattttcttatgatttaaaaattgattaagggctaattataattagatcCTCcctaaaatgtaaaattatattttttctcaataaaatattagaattatacttacacctctaaaaaaaattatttacacttGACCCCATTCTGTTAGAATTTGgacagaaaataataatattaacaaaataaagttatataagttctcaattttacccctaatttagcattttcatgtatattataaaggaataaatgcaatatatatatggagtgtcgttaatatatattacatcttTTCCTAGAAAGTACAAAACATGACAATGTTAAACaaggaataaaataaaatatttatgtaattttttactaatacaAGCAATTTTCGTCCAAATTATAACGAAAATGGATTAGGTGTAAAcggtaaatttttaaagtttgtgtaagtagaattttaatttttttagaaaaaaatataatttcacattttttttaaggaatctaagtataattaattcattaattaacgaaaataattaaaatcataaaagaatTGTCAATTTATGgacttaaaatataaataaagattgtttAGGGACTGAAATTGAATGAACGGTATTGTGTAGGGATGAAAAGTATAATTCTCCCGTGATTAGCCCGTTGAAAATCTTGGTCATGGGTTTTAGGGGAGAAATTGGCAAAGAGACACTAGCAGTAGTAGTGTTATCCATTTCTTCCCTCTCTGACCTCCTCACATGAAGCAGCCTCCCCCAAATTTTCACTCAGATTCAGAAACCCTGCGCCATTGATTCCTAGGAAAAGGTAAAAGGAGAGTGAAGCGATAGCTTCCTAGTTAATTCGAAATTATGGGGGAAAGTAAGCAAGGGATTATGGTGGTGGAAATTCCAGGCAAGGCCGGCGGTTTGATGGGACAAGTTGAGCAGAACCCAATTGCAGTGGTGCAGGCTAAGCTGAAAGAGGTGGAGACTAGGTTTAAAGGGTGGCTGGCGAAGCAGTCTTTGCCGGTGGAGGCTGCTGTCGTCACCGCCACCAGTGGGGCACAAGGCGCCGCAATTGGCGGTTTCATGGGGACTCTCACGGGTGATGCTTCCTCCTTGGTTACTCCGCCGCCAAACGCTGTTAACCTCAACCCGGATGCTATGGCTTCGCTCAAGCAAGCTCAGGTCTATATGCTCCATTTTTTCTCGATTAATTTACTCATTCGGGAATCGGTTGTTATATTCTGCTATTTTGAGTAGTCAGAATTACTTTTTTCCAATGAAACAGTGAATATTCGTTTTAGTGAAATTTATTGGATTAGATTATGTGTTATGAAGTTCGGAAGTTGACGTAcgtttgcatttttttaacctttttgcaatttaccttttgttCTCGTTGACAAGGCTGGGGGTATGATCTCCAGCGTTTTGAGATCAATGTACTTTTTACATTTGTATTTTTGCCACCATTGACTGATGAGAGTAACTACTGCCCAGCCCGATTGACTGTTTAATGTAGTTAGTGCAAGTACAAAGTTCAGTGGGTTTTCGACTTAAAAATGTTTATGGACTTATGAGAAATGGCtgatatttttgcaaattGCCAGTAAATGAACTTCTTGCATGAACATTCAGGTTTAGCTGGTTAActaattttgtgataataGTATGAAGGCTTACTTGGTATACTGTTGCCTACAGGCCCTTGCAGGAGGTCCTTTGGTGCAGGCACGCAATTTTGCTGTCATGACTGGTGTCAATGCCGGCATTTCATGTATCATGAGAAGATTGAGAGGCAAGGAAGACGTTCAATCGAGGTATGCTTTCGCTGAAAAATTATCACAGACCTCTACCTTTCTGCTTATATTGGTATGTGATTTTGGCCCTGTTTGATAGGCCAAAAGTTAATCTTTTCTCACATGCTAAAGTGTCTTTTCTTTTACAGCTTCTGGTTTCTTAAACAAGATATATTTCCCACTGGTAGAATTTGGAGCTTTAATGAGTCTTTTTGACATAACCCGTGCATTTGGCTGATAAGCATTCTAACTAACTCTTTGTTACTTTACGTGCAAGTTGAAGCCACTCTTACTGCATCTGGGTTAAATGTCTCTCCCTGAACATGTCGAGTTGGTTTCCTATGATAAATGTTGGAAAAACTAGAACCCgtccttttttaaaaaatttggaaataGAGATTAAAGTTATCACCGCAAACGTGGTATATTGAGTGAAGTGGAATTTTTCAGCAGTTAAGTGGAATGTGGATGGAAAAGCTGACCCAATAGTTTTTGCATTTGACAGCCAACTCTGTTGTTCCTTGTGAgccattaatttaataattgcaCTTCTGATCATGAGGATGGGAGGAAATTCAGATAGGCTATTGATTTAGTTTATGTTTATGTGGTGCAAAAGGTGAATATTATTACCTCAATGAATTCATAGCGACTTATGTGACACAAAACTCTTTCTGCAAACTCAAACTGAATTGATGGACATCATGGGAGAAACTAAACTATGAGGGCTACAATAAGATGCATAATTGCACCAGTATACTTGGTCTTGATTTTGGCTAAAGGAATACAAACTCAACTATTCAAGCCCTAGCACAAACTCATTCAGTCTCTAGACTCTGAACTTGGAGCTGGTTATTTGGTTTTTGTGCTGGATGCTCTAAAACAAATATACCATTGGAGTAAATATTTGTCTCTCTGATTATGCTTCCTGTCCTTTCTATCAATCATGTTTGAGCTGGATgctctaaaataaatataccaatggagtaaatatttttctctctgaTTATGCCTCCTGTCCGCATTTATTCTTGCTTAATCCTCCTATCCGTCTTTGTTCTCCCTGCTGTAAATTTTGACTGGCTACTCCTGGTGACTGCAGTATGGTTGCAGCTTTTGGTTCTGGGGCCATGTTTTCATTAGTAAGTGGGATGGGTGGACCGAATCAGGCAGCGAATGCTGTTACCTCTGGTCTTTTCTTTGCGCTGGTTCAAGGTGGAATTTTCCAGGTGATTTTTAGCAGAGAAACATGAACCTGTACATGTACATTCATCTCAGTATTGCTTAACACGACTGTGAATATacagaaataattttctttgatcAATAATCTACTGTTTTTATTCTTTAGTATTTCAGTTTGAAGCTTTCCAGTTTTAATGGTTGTAATCCAGTTTCCTTATGAAGTCTATgtattcaagaattttttgtgtttgtctCCAGACAGTGATTTAGGATTTTACGTTAAATAAGTTGAAGTTCCTTTTGGCTTGCAGTTAGGACAGAAGTTTTCACAACCACCAACTGAAGATGTGTACTATGTGAAAACAAGGTCTATGTTGAGCAACCTTGGCCTACAAAACTATGagaagaatttcaagaaaggcTTGTTAACCGACAACACTTTGCCGCTGCTAACTGATAGGTAAGTGCCCATGACTTATTACTTTATGATGACATCTGAATATACATTGCAAAGCTTGGCTTACAGTTGATGTCATTGCATTTCTTGTTAAAATTCAGTGCTCTTAGAGATGTGAACATACCCCCCGGACCAAGGCTGCTTATTCTTGATCATATAGAGAGGTATCGACCAGTCTTCATCTTATGTATTATATGCTCTATTAATTATCCTAGAATTCTTGGAAATCTGGAAATTTGATTCACTCTTATATCAGCAGGAGCCCGGAGCTGAAAGAAAGGAGAAGAGGTTCCCCATGAAGTACTGCTGCTAAATCAAATCTCAGCTACTGAGGTATGAAATCTTTGACTAGGAAATAGTTTTCCTTCTTCCACATAAAAGAGACAGCAACAGTTTTCTTTCACTCTGTTTATTGTATGCTAGAATAATACTACGTTGTACCAACATTCTAAATTTGGCGAGGAATTTGATTCTTGTTTGTCATTCCATTCATGACATCTCGTCTGGTATTTGAGCAGTTTCGTTTGTATCGATGCCCTCACAGACCCAGTTGTAGCTAGATTTGCCCTTCAATAGCTAAAAGCATATAAATAGGCAATCTGTGACCCAATAACACTTATTTGCTCTAAATTTCCGTTCTGGGAAAAAATGGGATGAGCCAagattgaatatatattattttataatttgatgatCATGAATGAATCACAACGTAGTTTGATTTATATCATGTTTGTTGAAGAATTACCATGATACTGTAAGTAGGGTGGCATTTAAGTCAGGTAATTAGGGTCCCAACCCGACCCAAGTGGGTTCAAATTTTCCCGACTTCTTTTTAGTTTTCCTCCATCCTTCaaatcttctttttctcctatCTTCCCAACTTCcatatcttctttttttattttactttccaaaaccattcaaaatatatctataaaacCCTAGAATTTACAAAGAGAAGGCGAAATGAATTTATCAATCCAAATGTCGGTGTTtgatgtttaattttcttattatggttaagataattattattattattttttatttaatttagttgattgaagttaaatttcttattttttacttctcgttatacaaaattagtatattgtatattgaaatattcataatttatgaactcaaaattaaaatataatagattAAAAGTGGGAGGAGAAAAACGGTGAAAAGgtcattaaattttaatgctgcatttgtgattttataaagaataaagGAAAATCCCATACTGAATATGGGGTACccataaaatttgtattgGGCTGGGATAGGTAGTTTAGCTACGCAACATAGGGCGCAATGCTGTACCTGGTAAGTTCCAGCAACTCTTGGACCCAGTCCAAATGCTCTACAAGAATTCCCAAAACTCATCAGCCTCCCCTGTAGTGTAGGTGCCAATCCCATTATTAAACTTAAGTTGGATTCAATTAAAGCTCGACTGCGGCAGCAACTGTACCAAatgcaaatgtaatttttcaaatttgatgttaatttaaacaaatttaaataatgatatatttgaATCTACTCAAATTATTCACGATCCTAACAACACGATAGCCCACAGCGTAACTCCGGCTGCCGTGGATGCAGTGGGTTTCAGATTGATACAATACTAGAGTTTTTAACAGGGTTGGCGATATATGGGCTAATTTCACAAATAACTGATACTACTAGCTAATTTACATTAATACAGGGAACCCTAACCCCAACTTTTTACTATACGAATGTTGGAACAACATTATGAGAACTATTACATACATCTACAGCATTAATTACAAAACCCTCTTCCTCTCTAACATTATTACACAACTCCTCACAAGAAAATAACTAAAGactttataatttcaatattgaCAAGTTTTTAACGTCATCATTGGTTGgcggagaagaagaagattctCGAAGAAGTCTGTGCGCATCAGAAAGCTGTTCCATCAACTCCATAACTCTCGCCCTGTACTCTCGAGCCTCGTTCACCGCCTCCGCCTCCAGCTCCCCTAGCTGCCAGCACAGCCTCTCCTCCCCCTCCTCCGCCACCCTCACCCTCCCCCACGCACTCCTCAACTCCTCCTTCATTCTATCCTCCCTCTCCAAACTCTTCTTCAGCTCTCTCTCCAACTCCTCGTTCCTCCGCCGCAGCACCGCCTCCGTCTCCGCTGCCATCGACGAACTAAAATCGGTGAAAATAATGTTACTGTGCTGTGATGTCAGTTAAGCCCCTTCTCTTCTCCTACGAATGATAATAATTTCTGGAAATGATTGATAGCATGCATGGGAATTGCGGATTTTTATATGCAGCTGGAAACTAAAAAACGGGTGGTGTCCAGGTTCAACGTATGTGATTGCTTGTTCGAGGAGATGCCGCGATTTCGCGAGAGTGGTTCTAGAACCCGCGGTCAAGGTTTGAATTCTGATCCTTCCTTCTTCTGATTTTCTCTCTCGATCTAAATcgacttaatttattaatctaTGAACACAACTGGGGCTAATGTATATGCTTTCACACACAAGAAGAAATTTCAATGTATGTAGACGTGTTTACCAATTTGATTCAAGTGCGACTCGCCCTAGCGTCATCCAATGCGTTCATAGAATAATGGGGTCCGACTAACTGTAACGTCTGGGACTCTAATAACGTCAAGCCCTGGACTTTTGTGGTGTAGTCTTTtcctataattattatacttttatagAACTCATAATgtcttattatattaaatgcttatatgtatatatatatacatgaatatataaaagtaataattgaTGGTGCTTTATATATCCTCTTTAATAAAAGTATTGATTAGGTAATTTATCATCTAATCTGATTTAGttgaatatatataggtaATTTCCACGgcaagtaaattatatttatatattcttattgtTGGCTCGATTGGTAAAGACAACTCATCTTTAATTAAAAGGTTCTGAGTTCGAATCTCTCTATTGATGTAGGATTGCATTGATTAGTAACTTTTAAGTACCTTTTGATGTAGGTAAGTTTTTCATATTGGTCGCAGACGGAGAATTTGAGTAGCTTATAAGCCGTAACGCCTCCTTTCCCTAGCAAGAAGTCCCTTTAGGACAATCCCGTAAATCCCCTGTGAAATTAAAGTGGATAATATATCGTAAATTAGACATCGATAGTTTATAAGTGATATATGCTGGCACATATAACAATGGCCAGTGGTAGTGAATGGAGTCGAATTCATCGAACTTTTACATACCAAGAAAAGATTATATTTGCgtaattatgtgattgatatataaattgagAGGAGTTATCAAcaagatttgattttctaaaataaaattttaatgctagctctgaattattatttttaatgataataatatgtaagaattatatttcttaagcTTTATTTAAAGTCCTGTGCTCAATGTATGAGAgttcaacaaaatcaacacGCTGTGGATGGTTGAATTGGAAGATGAGTAGCTAGGACCATTTCCTCACGCTATAATGTATGGACACAGATGcggatataatataatatgaatatgGTCGTacaatttttaacaaattagaAAGCGATACAATactgatataattatataaaatataatttttgttatatatatttttcataaaattaaaatataaaaaatattaagataatacataaaataatcatGCCTATATCTAAATTCTCAATCAAAATATATCGCGTCaaaaacatacataattaatttattttaaaagggtatgcaataaaaaatttctaatcaTCCACATTAGTAAATCATTATGATtatctctcaaatttttaataatttattcccaAAGCTTTTACTTTGAGAGAATGAATTAAATCTTTTTCGTTGTTtattcaacttattttttttatttttgaaagacaataaaaaaaatttaaattataaaaaaaaaactctaagCGTGTCGGATATGTGAATAGACTTACCTGgcattatatcttttttttttatttgataattttaaacagATAAATATCGTATTAAAtacacatttaatatatatgtaacaaAATGTCCGTATCTTACATTATAGTGTAACGCGATAAGACCACACTTTATAGAAACATCCATTTGAAAACTACAAGTACTTGAAAGTTGAAACTGATGGTGTGTTGATAGGTCCCCTTTCTACTATTAGGAGGTTGAATCATCAATCCCTTCACCTTTGCTTTCTTAAttatcctcttcttttttcttgtcaagTCGGATCAAAGATATGGCTGTCCAATAATACCAATACCGtctccaattatttattttggattataCCCTTTGATCTTAggcttattttttcaaacacccCGGGCccttttatgaaattataattacaccctTTGAAGTAAGGGTGGACGTTCGGATTAGGTTGTTCGGATCCCGACCCTAATCAAACACGTTCATGTAAATGGGGTCAGgtattctttaaattttttaagaaattgggtcggttaattaaaaaataaaaatcaaaattgagtatacgatattttttcatgtaaaCGCGTAGACTATacgatatttaattaaaaaataaaaatcaaaataaaattaaagagaaagaTATATAGTTGGTTGATCTTCTTATCaggttattaatattaaaaatttacaggTATAAagttatgaaaagaaaaatatgtttttagaTATTTCATTGTTGCTCCTACTTTTCTTcacatttaaattataaaaaggaaagaaaaaattggggTATTAGATTTAGAGTACTTGATTTTAACAGGTACCGAAATTAGTCGAGTCTCAGTTTCATCGACTTTGTACCGATCCAAAAACCCCGAAATTCAAAAACTCGACCCTGACCCACCCCTACTTTAATGTACCTTaggaaatatttatgtaaataacgAATTTACTTGAATTGTAACTATAACTTCGAGGAATCTGTTTCTAGTTTTACAAACATCAGATATGTTTGTGCAATTAGATATAATATTAGGGGTGTTAAAGCTAATTCAAtccaaagataaataaataatgacaCAAGAATTTTTCTACTATGTTTGCCCTTACCTTTATTTGAGTGGAGCTTATGGAGACGTGGGTGCATCATGTGCATTCATACTCCATTTTGAGTAACTACAACCCTAATTAACTGAAATCACAAGTCAAAATAGGGGCCCACCAAGAAAGCTTCCTAATCCTGCCtacttcttccttttcttttctctattGGGATGGAGAGGCAATGAAAAGGGATTGCTTGCTTTGATTACAAAAAGATAAGCAAACGTTGCAAGACTCGTCATTTCATTTGAcgtttaataattaatgccGCCTGTTTATGGTTGAAAACTCATTCCCCATTATCATCTTTTcaaac
The window above is part of the Sesamum indicum cultivar Zhongzhi No. 13 linkage group LG7, S_indicum_v1.0, whole genome shotgun sequence genome. Proteins encoded here:
- the LOC105166805 gene encoding uncharacterized protein LOC105166805 isoform X1; the encoded protein is MGESKQGIMVVEIPGKAGGLMGQVEQNPIAVVQAKLKEVETRFKGWLAKQSLPVEAAVVTATSGAQGAAIGGFMGTLTGDASSLVTPPPNAVNLNPDAMASLKQAQALAGGPLVQARNFAVMTGVNAGISCIMRRLRGKEDVQSSMVAAFGSGAMFSLVSGMGGPNQAANAVTSGLFFALVQGGIFQLGQKFSQPPTEDVYYVKTRSMLSNLGLQNYEKNFKKGLLTDNTLPLLTDSALRDVNIPPGPRLLILDHIESRSPELKERRRGSP
- the LOC105166805 gene encoding uncharacterized protein LOC105166805 isoform X2 → MGESKQGIMVVEIPGKAGGLMGQVEQNPIAVVQAKLKEVETRFKGWLAKQSLPVEAAVVTATSGAQGAAIGGFMGTLTGDASSLVTPPPNAVNLNPDAMASLKQAQALAGGPLVQARNFAVMTGVNAGISCIMRRLRGKEDVQSSMVAAFGSGAMFSLVSGMGGPNQAANAVTSGLFFALVQGGIFQLGQKFSQPPTEDVYYVKTRSMLSNLGLQNYEKNFKKGLLTDNTLPLLTDSALRDVNIPPGPRLLILDHIERSPELKERRRGSP
- the LOC105166808 gene encoding protein RESPONSE TO LOW SULFUR 3, which codes for MAAETEAVLRRRNEELERELKKSLEREDRMKEELRSAWGRVRVAEEGEERLCWQLGELEAEAVNEAREYRARVMELMEQLSDAHRLLRESSSSPPTNDDVKNLSILKL